A genomic window from Candidatus Binatia bacterium includes:
- a CDS encoding aldo/keto reductase, translating into MKERRLGRSALSVSEICLGTMTFGSMADERDSLAILDRAYEAGVNFLDVAEIYPVPPDTKWAGASEEIVGKWLHDKPRDSLFVATKIAGPGGGWFQTPVRGGNTALDRHSVERALDASLRKLGTDYVDLYQTHWPDRILPAEEQMEALDRAVQAGKVRVLGCSNESAYGLTKLLWASDILGAARHETIQNNFSLLNRRFEDGLSEVCRAEKVSLLPYSPLGGGVLSGKYQGGAFPEGARFTYYRNHSPRTKFMADRFVNERSLETTAQLAAVAEKAGISVVTLSIAWTLTHPFVGSTIIGATNVDQLDECLAAAKTTLSPEVLAECDRITRAIPYPLG; encoded by the coding sequence ATGAAAGAACGTCGGCTTGGTCGCAGCGCGCTCAGCGTCTCGGAGATCTGTCTCGGCACAATGACCTTCGGGTCGATGGCCGACGAGCGCGATAGCCTCGCAATCCTCGATCGGGCCTATGAGGCCGGCGTGAACTTCCTCGACGTCGCCGAGATCTACCCCGTACCCCCCGACACGAAATGGGCGGGCGCGAGCGAAGAGATCGTCGGCAAGTGGCTGCACGACAAGCCGCGCGACTCCCTGTTCGTCGCAACGAAAATCGCCGGTCCGGGCGGCGGCTGGTTCCAGACCCCGGTGCGTGGTGGGAACACCGCGCTCGATCGCCATTCGGTCGAGCGGGCCCTCGACGCGAGCCTCCGGAAGCTCGGCACCGATTACGTCGACCTCTACCAAACCCATTGGCCCGACCGGATTCTGCCGGCCGAGGAACAAATGGAAGCCCTCGATCGCGCCGTGCAGGCGGGCAAGGTGCGCGTCCTCGGCTGCAGCAACGAGAGCGCGTACGGGCTCACCAAGCTGCTCTGGGCGTCGGACATCCTCGGCGCGGCCCGACACGAGACGATCCAGAACAACTTCAGTCTGCTGAATCGTCGATTCGAGGACGGGCTCTCCGAAGTCTGTCGCGCGGAGAAGGTGAGCCTACTCCCGTACAGCCCTCTGGGCGGTGGCGTCCTCTCGGGCAAGTACCAGGGCGGGGCCTTCCCCGAAGGAGCCCGGTTCACGTACTACCGCAACCACAGTCCACGAACGAAGTTCATGGCCGACCGCTTCGTGAACGAGCGCTCCCTCGAGACCACCGCGCAGCTCGCCGCCGTGGCGGAGAAAGCCGGGATCTCCGTCGTCACGCTGTCCATCGCGTGGACGCTGACGCACCCGTTCGTCGGTTCGACGATCATCGGCGCGACGAACGTAGATCAACTCGACGAATGCCTCGCCGCCGCGAAGACGACTCTCTCGCCCGAAGTACTCGCGGAGTGCGACCGCATCACCCGAGCGATTCCCTACCCGCTCGGGTGA
- a CDS encoding cytochrome P450 yields the protein MRSSGIPAFVENVPQSTQADASLCRNVVEESLRVEPANPLMPCVAAEDFEFRGEKISKRQFVYLGIGSSNRDSEHYPDGDRSDVRREHGKHLAVGSGPNYCMGAILARREAIFALRSLLERFPALLS from the coding sequence ATGCGCTCTTCCGGGATCCCTGCCTTCGTCGAGAACGTTCCGCAGAGCACGCAGGCCGACGCGAGCCTCTGTCGCAACGTCGTCGAGGAATCGCTCCGAGTGGAGCCGGCGAACCCGCTCATGCCGTGCGTTGCCGCGGAGGATTTCGAGTTCCGCGGCGAGAAGATCTCGAAGCGACAGTTCGTCTACCTCGGCATTGGGTCGTCCAACCGGGACTCCGAGCACTACCCCGACGGCGACAGGTCCGACGTCCGCCGCGAGCATGGGAAGCACCTCGCCGTCGGATCCGGCCCGAACTACTGCATGGGCGCCATCCTCGCTCGCCGGGAAGCGATATTTGCGCTGCGCTCTCTTTTGGAGCGTTTTCCGGCCCTCCTCTCCTGA
- a CDS encoding pectate lyase produces the protein MRVRTFLPRASPRTWFLAIAVAMTLCGAAPAARAELPPAVRTAIEAMLECERPEGGWMYVCAPERGSRGVTKIVNLGVRVRSTLGLEPFDLIVMRSPGTPAAGLLLLEAWERSGEERFLDDAKRTGDLILDLQLPGGGWFSEMPVHGRELAFWFKWYVPWSTLDDDVTTGAVRLLLRLFQATGDERYRVSAERGLDLLVEAQLPSGAWPLTGRPVWLRTVSPSFEDLPSLNDAATASVIRTLILGAEILDQPDLLAAAVRGGDWLVDTRHAAPAAGWAQQYDETGRAVPGRAFEPVALASWETRHALDALVALSRAVDDQRYCSAIDESVSWLADSALGPGCWARFVSPETGKPIFIDLDGNEVPHLYQAKRPYRWTGDYGIPALFAELEVPADEAEVTPRIAGDAGDCPDAPRRARRRLEARNPRARIGEAGSQMGLARGVPPSPCPRP, from the coding sequence GTGAGGGTCCGTACTTTCCTTCCCAGGGCGTCCCCTCGAACCTGGTTCCTCGCGATCGCGGTCGCGATGACCCTCTGCGGGGCGGCCCCCGCGGCGCGGGCCGAGCTGCCGCCCGCGGTACGAACTGCGATCGAAGCGATGCTCGAGTGCGAACGGCCGGAGGGCGGTTGGATGTACGTGTGCGCGCCCGAGCGGGGCAGCCGCGGCGTCACGAAGATCGTGAATCTCGGCGTACGCGTCCGCTCCACACTCGGACTCGAGCCCTTCGATCTCATTGTCATGCGGAGCCCCGGCACGCCCGCCGCGGGCCTCCTGCTCCTCGAAGCGTGGGAGCGCAGCGGTGAGGAGAGATTCCTCGACGACGCGAAGCGCACGGGCGATCTCATCCTGGATCTCCAACTCCCGGGCGGCGGCTGGTTCTCCGAGATGCCGGTCCACGGGCGAGAACTCGCGTTCTGGTTTAAGTGGTACGTGCCGTGGAGCACCCTCGATGACGACGTCACGACCGGCGCCGTCCGATTGCTGCTGCGACTGTTCCAAGCGACCGGGGACGAGCGTTACCGCGTCAGCGCCGAGCGCGGCCTCGACCTCCTCGTGGAGGCCCAACTTCCGTCCGGAGCCTGGCCCCTCACCGGCCGCCCCGTTTGGCTCCGCACCGTATCCCCTTCGTTCGAAGATTTGCCAAGTCTGAACGACGCCGCGACGGCGTCCGTGATCCGGACGCTGATCCTCGGCGCGGAGATCCTCGATCAACCCGACCTCCTCGCCGCCGCCGTCCGCGGGGGCGATTGGCTCGTCGACACCCGCCACGCCGCGCCCGCCGCCGGATGGGCGCAGCAGTACGACGAGACGGGTCGTGCTGTTCCGGGACGTGCCTTCGAGCCCGTGGCCCTCGCGAGTTGGGAGACACGCCATGCTCTCGACGCACTCGTCGCCCTCAGCCGCGCGGTCGACGACCAGCGATACTGCTCCGCGATCGACGAGAGCGTGTCCTGGCTCGCGGATTCCGCCCTCGGCCCCGGCTGCTGGGCACGCTTCGTGTCCCCCGAGACGGGCAAACCGATCTTCATCGATCTGGACGGCAACGAGGTGCCTCATCTCTATCAGGCGAAGCGGCCGTATAGATGGACCGGCGACTACGGCATACCCGCCTTGTTCGCCGAACTCGAAGTTCCCGCGGACGAGGCCGAGGTGACCCCCCGCATCGCCGGCGACGCGGGAGACTGCCCAGACGCACCGCGCCGCGCTCGGCGACGACTCGAGGCACGAAACCCCCGCGCCCGCATCGGCGAGGCCGGCTCACAGATGGGTCTCGCGCGTGGCGTCCCACCTTCTCCGTGTCCGCGACCTTGA
- a CDS encoding secondary thiamine-phosphate synthase enzyme YjbQ, which yields MKSYRKELWFQIPGRRGLVNITPDVTDSLQESGVREGLVLVNAMHITASVFINDDEPGLHHDYEEFLERIAPHAPIDQYRHNDTGEDNADAHIKRQLMGREVVVAITDGALDFGPWEQIFYGEFDGSRRKRVLVKIIGD from the coding sequence ATGAAGAGCTACCGCAAGGAGCTTTGGTTCCAGATCCCCGGCAGACGCGGACTCGTGAACATCACTCCCGACGTCACCGACTCCCTGCAAGAGAGCGGCGTCCGTGAGGGGCTCGTCCTCGTTAACGCGATGCACATCACCGCGTCGGTGTTCATCAACGACGACGAGCCCGGCCTCCACCACGACTATGAGGAGTTCCTCGAGCGAATCGCGCCACACGCACCGATCGACCAGTACCGCCACAACGACACGGGCGAAGACAATGCCGACGCCCACATCAAACGTCAGCTCATGGGAAGAGAAGTCGTCGTCGCGATCACCGACGGCGCGCTCGACTTCGGCCCGTGGGAGCAAATCTTCTACGGCGAATTCGACGGCAGCCGTCGCAAGCGCGTGCTCGTAAAGATCATCGGAGACTAA
- a CDS encoding sulfotransferase: protein MERPADLHIDDLAHPRFDPAIREMMDQVAEASAPVQFTTDAVLRAASEQTGLEDFGDDQFRGPLDALLSSIEHEGNLTPFGRISYFTLLLTLAKNRLQIQDLLMRHPEIHDIEIQAPIVIAGLQRTGTTNLHSMLSADPNLRSLPYWESLEPVLGPGAMAEEGQPDPRIALTEVALSFQEQVIPHFNRMHEMTVDHAHEEIQILAIDFSTMLFESMATLPGFRDYYLSHDQQPHYEYMKTCLKALTWLRGGKRWVLKSPQHIEQIPAVLATFPDATVVFTHRDPVSVIASTATMLAYAARMHQSPVDTEALGAYWVDRTERMLRSCMRDRDLVAPERSMDVLFHEYMKDDMAIVHQIYDLAGQPLPASSRAAMAAYTEAHPRGRFGRISYKLADFGLTADEVRERTRFYVDHFGLEMESTAL, encoded by the coding sequence ATGGAACGCCCCGCGGACCTGCACATCGACGACCTCGCCCATCCCCGGTTCGACCCGGCCATCCGGGAGATGATGGATCAGGTGGCGGAGGCCTCGGCGCCCGTCCAGTTCACCACGGATGCCGTCCTCCGTGCGGCATCCGAGCAGACGGGGCTCGAAGACTTCGGAGACGACCAATTCCGCGGACCCCTCGACGCCCTACTTTCGAGCATCGAGCACGAGGGCAACCTCACTCCCTTCGGGCGAATTAGCTACTTCACCCTGCTCCTCACGCTCGCGAAGAATCGCCTCCAGATTCAGGACCTGCTGATGCGGCACCCGGAGATCCACGACATCGAGATCCAGGCCCCGATCGTGATCGCGGGCCTGCAGCGCACCGGCACGACGAACCTGCACAGCATGCTGTCGGCCGACCCGAACCTTCGCTCCCTTCCTTACTGGGAAAGCCTCGAGCCGGTTCTGGGCCCAGGCGCCATGGCCGAGGAGGGGCAGCCCGATCCCCGAATCGCACTCACGGAGGTCGCGCTTTCGTTTCAGGAGCAGGTGATCCCGCACTTCAACCGCATGCACGAGATGACGGTCGACCACGCGCACGAGGAGATTCAGATTCTCGCGATCGACTTCTCGACGATGCTGTTCGAGTCGATGGCGACGCTCCCCGGGTTCCGCGACTACTACCTCTCCCACGACCAACAGCCGCACTACGAGTATATGAAGACCTGCCTCAAGGCGCTGACCTGGCTACGCGGCGGGAAGCGCTGGGTTTTGAAGTCCCCACAGCACATCGAGCAGATCCCCGCCGTGCTCGCGACGTTCCCCGACGCGACGGTCGTGTTCACGCATCGCGACCCGGTCTCCGTCATCGCGTCGACCGCCACGATGCTCGCCTACGCCGCCCGCATGCACCAGAGCCCGGTCGATACGGAGGCGCTCGGGGCTTACTGGGTCGACCGGACCGAGCGCATGCTTCGTTCGTGCATGCGCGATCGCGACCTCGTAGCGCCCGAGCGCTCCATGGACGTTCTCTTCCACGAGTACATGAAGGACGACATGGCCATCGTGCACCAGATCTACGACCTCGCGGGGCAGCCGCTCCCAGCCTCGTCCCGCGCCGCGATGGCCGCCTACACTGAAGCGCATCCGCGTGGTCGGTTCGGACGCATCTCGTACAAGTTGGCAGACTTTGGCTTGACTGCCGACGAAGTGCGCGAGCGAACCCGCTTCTACGTCGATCACTTCGGACTGGAGATGGAGAGCACCGCGCTCTAG
- a CDS encoding STAS/SEC14 domain-containing protein: MLRILPESKGNLVAVQASEKLTAEDYHDTWAPALKAADDKHGSVRALLYADETFKGWEAKALWEDAKLGLTMGTDFDKVAIVGGPQWVDVLVEILGHLIKGAVKTFQSGDLDEAYDWIR, from the coding sequence ATGCTTCGTATTCTGCCCGAGTCGAAAGGAAACCTGGTCGCGGTACAGGCCAGCGAGAAGCTTACCGCCGAGGACTACCACGACACGTGGGCGCCGGCGCTGAAGGCCGCCGACGACAAGCACGGCAGCGTTCGCGCCCTGCTCTACGCGGATGAAACCTTCAAGGGCTGGGAAGCGAAGGCCCTGTGGGAGGACGCGAAACTGGGTCTCACGATGGGCACCGATTTCGACAAAGTCGCGATCGTCGGTGGCCCCCAGTGGGTCGACGTACTCGTCGAGATCCTCGGCCACCTCATCAAAGGCGCCGTGAAGACCTTCCAAAGCGGCGACCTCGACGAGGCCTACGACTGGATCCGCTAG
- the pyrE gene encoding orotate phosphoribosyltransferase, with protein MAPYKREFIDFMVESEVLTFGDFVTKSGRKTPYFVNTGKYRTGAQLARLSGYYAQTIAERFGEDFDVLFGPAYKGIPLAVGIAMELARRGPRDVPFCFDRKQVKDHGEGGQLVGHQLTDGERVLIVEDVTTAGTSIRETVPKLRAVADIRLAGLIVSVDRMERGSGADVALVEISRTWSMSTCAIVTIEEIMQDLHGREVGGTVLLGDEIYERMLAYRKEYGPRA; from the coding sequence CTGGCACCCTACAAGCGCGAGTTCATCGACTTCATGGTCGAGAGCGAAGTCCTCACCTTCGGGGACTTCGTCACCAAGAGCGGCCGGAAAACCCCGTACTTCGTGAACACCGGGAAGTACCGCACCGGCGCTCAGCTCGCGCGCCTTTCGGGCTATTACGCCCAGACCATCGCGGAGCGGTTCGGTGAGGACTTCGATGTGCTCTTCGGGCCCGCCTACAAGGGAATCCCCTTGGCTGTAGGGATCGCCATGGAGCTTGCGCGCCGCGGCCCCCGGGACGTGCCCTTCTGTTTCGACCGCAAACAGGTGAAGGACCACGGCGAAGGGGGCCAACTCGTCGGACACCAGCTCACCGACGGCGAGCGTGTCCTGATCGTCGAGGACGTGACGACCGCCGGGACTTCGATCCGTGAGACGGTCCCGAAGCTTCGAGCGGTGGCCGACATCCGGCTAGCGGGTCTGATCGTATCGGTCGACCGCATGGAGCGCGGAAGCGGCGCCGATGTCGCACTCGTCGAGATCTCTCGCACCTGGTCCATGTCGACGTGCGCAATCGTGACGATCGAGGAGATCATGCAGGACCTTCACGGCCGCGAGGTCGGCGGAACGGTCCTCCTGGGCGACGAGATCTACGAGCGGATGCTCGCCTACCGCAAAGAGTACGGCCCCCGCGCCTGA
- a CDS encoding MoxR family ATPase, with translation MANENGFTQFKGTPGYIASGPLVDAVNCSIALERPLLIKGEPGTGKTMLAHHIAEGLGMPLLTWHIKSTSKGEEGLYLYDTVQRLNDSRFGGSDVSDIRHYIKLGPLGKSFAAEKRQVLLIDEIDKADLEFPNDLLRELDEMRFTITETNEEIAAKQRPVVIITSNNEKELPDAFLRRCIFHFIEFPEPELMRQIVAVHHPHLDATLLDQVLIKFYWLREQNDLRKKPSTSELVDWISALLRSGVSLDKVEEHIPFVGALLKKEQDLEALTSYDSRGGKYPSDWSDLGPRYNQ, from the coding sequence ATGGCCAACGAGAACGGCTTCACGCAATTCAAGGGCACCCCGGGTTACATCGCTTCGGGCCCCCTCGTCGACGCAGTCAACTGCTCGATTGCACTCGAGCGGCCGCTTCTCATCAAGGGCGAGCCCGGAACCGGCAAGACGATGCTCGCGCATCACATCGCCGAAGGCCTCGGCATGCCCCTGCTCACGTGGCACATCAAGTCGACCAGTAAGGGCGAAGAAGGCCTCTACCTGTACGACACCGTGCAGCGCCTGAACGACTCCCGCTTCGGCGGCAGCGACGTGTCGGACATCCGGCACTACATCAAGCTCGGCCCGCTCGGGAAGTCCTTCGCGGCCGAGAAGCGCCAGGTGCTCCTCATCGACGAGATCGACAAAGCCGACCTCGAGTTCCCAAACGATCTCCTTCGCGAGCTCGACGAGATGCGCTTCACGATCACCGAGACGAACGAAGAGATCGCCGCCAAACAGCGCCCGGTCGTCATCATCACGTCGAACAACGAAAAAGAGCTGCCCGACGCGTTCCTCCGTCGCTGCATCTTCCACTTCATCGAGTTCCCCGAGCCGGAACTGATGCGCCAGATCGTCGCCGTGCACCACCCGCACCTCGACGCGACTCTCCTCGACCAGGTCTTGATCAAGTTCTACTGGCTCCGCGAGCAGAACGACCTCCGCAAGAAGCCGTCGACCTCCGAGCTCGTCGACTGGATCAGCGCCCTGCTGCGCTCCGGCGTCTCGCTCGACAAGGTCGAGGAGCACATCCCGTTCGTCGGCGCTTTGCTCAAGAAAGAGCAAGATCTCGAGGCCCTCACGTCCTACGACTCCCGCGGCGGGAAGTACCCGAGCGACTGGAGCGACCTCGGCCCGCGTTACAACCAGTAG
- a CDS encoding VWA domain-containing protein gives MFLDLFYGLKEEGVPVSMQEWRTFLEALEKGLHSSSLLRFYHLGRNCLIKSETFFDSYDRVFARVFRGVEGEIGDDVTEKIMEWLKDPEAFKELTEEQLAELERLTSDELMRKFLETLAEQDERHDGGDKWVGTGGKSPYGHGGTHPTGIRVGGPAKSRSAMKVAEERNFSDYRTDRILDTRQLRVALRRLRQLTRRGQQTELDLDETIDETCKNAGEIELVFRAPRKNDIRLLLLMDVGGTMDPFFEPMSQLLTALHEERGLRDFAAYYFHNCVYDHIYTKASMRKAEAIPTGDILRKLDDRWKVLLVGDAAMHPAELFEPFGNIDPRNTTPTPGIQWLNKINHHFDRSAWINPEESKYWDNYHTTRTVQKIFPMFHLSVDGLAEAVKALVGART, from the coding sequence ATGTTCCTCGATCTCTTCTACGGGCTCAAAGAGGAGGGTGTGCCGGTCTCCATGCAGGAGTGGCGCACCTTTCTGGAAGCACTCGAGAAGGGGCTGCACAGCTCGAGCCTGCTGCGCTTCTACCACCTCGGCCGCAACTGCCTGATCAAGAGCGAGACCTTCTTCGACTCGTACGACCGCGTGTTCGCGCGCGTGTTCCGCGGCGTCGAAGGGGAGATCGGCGACGACGTCACCGAGAAGATCATGGAGTGGCTGAAGGATCCCGAAGCCTTCAAGGAGCTCACCGAGGAACAGCTCGCCGAACTCGAGCGCCTCACGTCCGACGAACTCATGCGGAAGTTCCTCGAGACGCTCGCCGAGCAGGACGAGCGTCACGACGGCGGCGACAAGTGGGTCGGAACCGGCGGGAAGTCACCGTACGGGCACGGCGGCACGCACCCCACCGGCATTCGCGTCGGCGGCCCGGCGAAGTCGCGGTCCGCGATGAAGGTCGCCGAGGAACGGAACTTCTCGGATTACCGCACCGACCGAATCCTCGACACGCGCCAGCTGCGCGTCGCGCTCCGTCGACTGCGGCAGCTCACCCGCCGAGGACAACAGACCGAACTCGACCTCGACGAGACGATCGACGAGACCTGCAAGAACGCCGGCGAGATCGAGCTGGTCTTCCGCGCGCCCCGCAAGAACGACATCCGCCTCCTGCTCCTCATGGACGTCGGCGGCACGATGGATCCGTTCTTCGAGCCGATGAGCCAGCTGCTCACGGCTCTGCACGAAGAGCGCGGCCTCCGGGACTTCGCGGCCTACTACTTCCACAACTGCGTGTACGACCACATCTACACGAAGGCCTCGATGCGAAAGGCCGAAGCGATCCCGACCGGGGACATCCTGCGCAAGCTGGACGACCGCTGGAAGGTGCTCCTCGTCGGCGATGCCGCCATGCATCCGGCCGAGTTGTTCGAGCCCTTCGGCAACATCGACCCGCGCAACACCACACCGACGCCGGGCATCCAGTGGCTCAACAAGATCAACCACCACTTCGACCGCAGCGCCTGGATCAATCCCGAAGAGTCGAAGTACTGGGACAACTACCACACGACGCGAACCGTCCAGAAGATCTTCCCGATGTTCCACCTGAGCGTCGACGGCCTGGCCGAGGCGGTTAAGGCGCTGGTCGGCGCGCGCACCTAG
- a CDS encoding helix-turn-helix transcriptional regulator, which translates to MGDDAQRSSTDLPANPEEAQVSREEDRSLAGWVRVIAEELAGDIGERIRQLAVDAGTASASASAAFFSQPGSARLAEEAGHSLRELRELAGLTIEELSAAIDLEDKTLLEAVENGTAALSFDLVLRLSSILARHDPAPFLIRYTRTYTPDLWRRFEGVGATKVPLQFEREREFVNILRGDDRARTLSDEGFQRVLELTRSAFALALHYAVDAEKQEKDSGD; encoded by the coding sequence ATGGGCGACGACGCGCAGAGAAGTTCGACCGACCTTCCGGCGAATCCGGAGGAGGCCCAGGTTTCGCGAGAGGAGGATCGCTCGCTCGCTGGGTGGGTGCGCGTTATCGCCGAAGAGCTCGCCGGCGACATCGGAGAGAGGATCCGCCAGCTCGCGGTAGACGCGGGAACGGCGTCCGCGAGTGCGAGCGCCGCGTTCTTCTCGCAGCCGGGCAGCGCCCGTCTGGCCGAGGAGGCGGGCCACTCCCTACGAGAGCTTCGGGAACTGGCCGGCCTTACAATCGAGGAGCTGTCGGCGGCGATCGACCTGGAGGACAAGACGCTCCTGGAAGCCGTCGAGAACGGAACCGCGGCGCTCTCCTTCGACTTGGTGCTCCGGTTGTCGTCCATCCTCGCCCGGCACGATCCCGCCCCGTTTCTCATTCGGTACACGCGGACCTACACGCCGGATCTCTGGCGACGGTTCGAGGGCGTCGGTGCGACGAAGGTCCCGCTGCAGTTCGAGCGGGAACGAGAGTTCGTGAACATCTTGCGCGGCGACGACCGCGCCCGGACCCTGTCGGACGAGGGGTTCCAGCGGGTTCTCGAACTCACGCGCTCGGCGTTCGCGCTGGCGCTGCACTACGCCGTCGATGCCGAGAAACAGGAGAAGGACTCAGGAGACTAG
- a CDS encoding enoyl-CoA hydratase/isomerase family protein yields MSDAYFLEYPGLRFERRDHGILWVTIDRPEAMNATDARLHRGLSRVWDDIDDDDDTRVVVITGAGEAFSAGGDLEWIESFRGDYGALKEVMREAGDVVYRMLRCQKIIISAINGVAVGAGLAVGLMADISLMANEARFTDGHLRLGVGAGDHAVICWPLMCGLAKAKYYLLTSDFVDGETADRIGLVSKAVPLAELSDEAMKVATKIATGPQEAARWTKRALNLWMQQAAPAFDASLGFEMLGFFGPDAAEGTAALREKRRPDFTKK; encoded by the coding sequence ATGTCTGACGCGTATTTTTTGGAGTACCCCGGCCTTCGTTTCGAGCGGCGGGACCATGGAATTCTCTGGGTCACGATCGATCGGCCCGAGGCGATGAACGCGACCGACGCGCGCCTCCACCGGGGCCTGAGCCGGGTGTGGGACGACATCGACGACGACGACGATACGCGGGTGGTCGTCATCACAGGCGCGGGCGAAGCGTTCTCGGCGGGTGGCGATCTCGAGTGGATCGAGAGCTTCCGAGGAGACTACGGCGCGCTGAAGGAGGTCATGCGCGAGGCGGGCGATGTCGTGTACCGGATGCTGCGCTGTCAGAAGATCATTATCTCCGCGATCAACGGCGTCGCGGTTGGGGCCGGACTCGCCGTTGGCCTCATGGCCGACATCAGCCTCATGGCAAACGAGGCGCGCTTCACCGACGGGCATCTCCGGCTCGGTGTCGGCGCGGGAGATCACGCCGTGATCTGCTGGCCGCTCATGTGTGGCCTCGCGAAGGCCAAGTACTATCTACTCACGTCGGATTTCGTCGACGGGGAGACCGCCGACCGGATCGGCCTCGTCAGCAAGGCGGTTCCGCTTGCCGAGCTGAGCGACGAAGCGATGAAGGTCGCTACGAAGATCGCGACCGGCCCGCAGGAGGCCGCCCGGTGGACGAAGCGCGCGCTCAACTTGTGGATGCAGCAGGCCGCCCCGGCCTTTGATGCGAGCCTCGGTTTCGAGATGCTCGGCTTCTTCGGCCCGGATGCGGCGGAAGGCACGGCGGCGCTCCGCGAGAAGCGCCGCCCAGACTTCACGAAGAAGTAG